The following proteins come from a genomic window of Carboxydocella sporoproducens DSM 16521:
- a CDS encoding chorismate mutase codes for MNERRLEELRREIDKVDEAIIELLGRRLKLAREIGLIKGHNRKIRDLRREQRVLERVKLQASLQQFSPEVAEKIYRILMDYFVSQQEELLRQQRRP; via the coding sequence ATGAATGAGCGCCGTCTGGAGGAATTGCGCAGAGAAATTGATAAAGTGGATGAAGCTATCATTGAGTTGCTTGGGCGCAGATTGAAACTGGCCCGGGAGATTGGTCTGATAAAAGGGCACAATCGAAAAATTCGTGACTTGCGCCGGGAGCAGCGGGTGCTGGAACGGGTCAAGTTACAGGCCAGCTTACAGCAGTTTTCCCCGGAAGTGGCAGAAAAAATTTATCGCATACTGATGGACTATTTTGTCAGTCAACAGGAAGAACTGCTGCGTCAGCAGCGACGGCCTTAG
- a CDS encoding molybdopterin-containing oxidoreductase family protein: MAWYRTTCPLNCFDSCGILVEIIDGKINNFKGDPAHPITRGFICSKGQKAIKRHFSPDRLLYPLIKSKKGFEKIDWESALALWAEKIEQAQSDYGPTSLLHINDYGHNGRLKNLEHRFFRALGGYTVPTGSMCWGSGYQAQKEDFGALYSHPWLDCCQSRHIVLWGRDPAFTNIHLIPILKEAQQGGARIVVINPVKTLTADLADLLLQPRPGTDGALALGALHVLLSEGWYDAEFVAQRVNGFEGLAKVAVNWTPERTQEVTGVPAELVRELARIYGRGRPVATFFGYGLQRYANGGQTVRYIDALCGLSGNIGISGGGANYAHQYWQGLLNDIKGENIFAEVREFSFPTLAQEILSAQPPIQVISVARTNPVCQLPNTSEVLRAWRQVPFKVVMDLQLTDTAEQADLVLPVAGFLETPDVIATSWGDYIGAVPALISPPDTVKDEVEIWTELARRLNKLSVFGERTAMEWIHWLLEPLRPYGITWDKLISEGACICPVMPQVAWAERKFATANGKMNLINEEWQSPRYYQDPEEFPLVLLTPHPKGQLHSQFFREREDAQEASLPLVEINPAEAQKRYVRNYDQVIIETGYGQLVARVSLTERVPTGIALLPEGWWLKDGGGVNWLTPAFAPDLGGGIPYYDVKCEIRKWHID; encoded by the coding sequence ATGGCATGGTATCGTACTACCTGTCCGCTCAACTGTTTTGACAGTTGCGGGATACTGGTGGAGATAATTGATGGCAAAATCAATAATTTTAAAGGGGATCCGGCTCATCCTATTACCAGGGGATTTATCTGTAGCAAAGGGCAAAAGGCTATTAAAAGGCATTTTAGCCCGGACCGCCTTTTGTACCCATTAATAAAATCAAAAAAAGGTTTCGAGAAAATCGACTGGGAGTCCGCTCTTGCCCTCTGGGCAGAAAAAATCGAGCAGGCTCAATCCGATTATGGGCCTACTTCTTTGTTGCATATAAATGATTATGGCCACAATGGGCGCCTGAAAAATCTGGAACACAGATTTTTTCGGGCCTTAGGAGGTTATACTGTACCCACTGGTAGTATGTGCTGGGGCAGTGGTTATCAGGCCCAGAAGGAGGATTTTGGAGCCCTTTATTCCCACCCCTGGCTGGATTGCTGCCAGAGTAGACATATTGTGCTCTGGGGTCGGGACCCGGCTTTTACCAACATTCACCTGATTCCGATTTTAAAAGAGGCTCAGCAAGGTGGAGCCAGGATTGTTGTTATTAATCCTGTCAAAACTTTAACTGCCGATCTGGCTGACCTATTACTTCAACCCAGGCCTGGAACCGATGGCGCTCTGGCATTAGGGGCACTCCATGTTTTACTGTCTGAAGGCTGGTATGATGCTGAATTTGTGGCTCAACGCGTTAATGGTTTTGAAGGACTGGCAAAGGTAGCAGTCAACTGGACACCAGAGCGTACCCAGGAAGTAACAGGGGTACCGGCGGAGCTGGTGCGGGAACTGGCTCGTATTTATGGTAGAGGCCGACCGGTAGCCACTTTTTTTGGTTATGGTTTACAGCGTTATGCCAATGGCGGTCAGACGGTTCGCTATATTGATGCTCTCTGTGGTTTGTCTGGCAATATCGGTATCAGTGGTGGAGGGGCTAATTATGCCCATCAGTACTGGCAGGGGTTGCTGAATGACATTAAAGGGGAAAATATCTTTGCAGAAGTGCGGGAGTTTTCCTTCCCTACCCTGGCCCAGGAGATATTATCTGCTCAGCCCCCTATTCAGGTTATATCAGTAGCCAGGACCAATCCGGTTTGCCAGCTGCCCAATACCAGTGAAGTGCTGAGGGCCTGGCGGCAGGTTCCTTTCAAAGTAGTAATGGATTTGCAATTAACCGATACAGCAGAGCAAGCTGACCTGGTTTTACCGGTAGCCGGATTTCTAGAAACGCCTGATGTGATCGCCACTTCCTGGGGGGATTATATCGGCGCAGTGCCGGCTCTTATCTCACCTCCTGATACTGTAAAAGATGAGGTGGAAATCTGGACAGAACTGGCCCGTCGGCTGAACAAACTCTCTGTTTTTGGTGAAAGAACAGCAATGGAGTGGATTCACTGGTTACTGGAGCCACTCCGGCCTTATGGAATTACCTGGGATAAATTGATTTCCGAAGGTGCCTGTATATGTCCGGTTATGCCGCAGGTAGCCTGGGCGGAGCGGAAATTCGCTACCGCAAATGGCAAGATGAATCTGATTAACGAAGAATGGCAATCTCCCCGGTATTATCAGGATCCGGAGGAATTTCCACTGGTCCTGCTTACTCCCCATCCCAAAGGGCAGTTACACTCCCAGTTCTTTCGGGAAAGAGAGGATGCTCAGGAGGCATCTCTGCCACTGGTAGAGATTAATCCTGCTGAAGCCCAAAAACGGTATGTGCGCAATTACGATCAGGTTATTATTGAGACCGGTTATGGTCAACTGGTAGCCAGGGTTTCCCTGACGGAAAGGGTTCCGACCGGTATAGCCCTTTTGCCCGAAGGCTGGTGGCTCAAGGATGGGGGAGGAGTAAACTGGCTTACCCCCGCTTTCGCTCCTGATTTAGGGGGCGGGATTCCTTATTATGATGTAAAATGTGAAATTCGCAAATGGCATATAGATTAG
- the pheA gene encoding prephenate dehydratase gives MRVGVLGPEGTFSQMAAEQYARRRHLNFQFFYFPDLARVMKALVQDQVELAIVPVENSQEGSLSTTLDFLLWQDGVQIQDEEVLAVRHWLWGKPGTRLDQISAVLSHHQALAQCQGWLNRRLPQAIKVLTTSTSEACAKVAKSEESLAAIAAPVAGAAYGLEALAEDLQDNKNNATRFLVLGKGSQSLRPQPGEKWKTSIAFGTPHEPGALYRALEPLARQGLNLCKIESRPAKRKLGEYIFLVDIEGCSLEPGPVSQGLIELMGRAAWVKMLGCYPAAPGGGEDE, from the coding sequence ATGCGAGTAGGGGTTCTAGGTCCAGAAGGTACATTTTCACAAATGGCTGCCGAACAATACGCCAGGCGCCGGCATCTGAATTTTCAATTCTTTTATTTTCCAGACCTTGCCCGGGTAATGAAAGCTCTGGTACAGGATCAGGTGGAACTGGCGATTGTACCGGTGGAAAATTCCCAGGAAGGTTCTTTATCTACTACCCTGGATTTTCTTTTATGGCAGGATGGAGTGCAAATCCAGGATGAAGAAGTTCTGGCTGTCCGGCACTGGCTCTGGGGTAAGCCTGGCACCAGACTAGACCAAATTTCCGCTGTGCTTTCTCATCATCAGGCCCTGGCCCAATGTCAGGGCTGGCTTAATCGCCGCCTTCCCCAGGCGATTAAGGTGCTAACTACCAGTACCAGTGAAGCCTGTGCGAAAGTGGCAAAATCAGAAGAAAGTCTGGCAGCTATTGCGGCGCCGGTAGCAGGGGCTGCCTATGGTCTGGAAGCACTGGCGGAAGATCTCCAGGATAATAAGAATAACGCTACCCGCTTCCTGGTGCTGGGAAAAGGAAGTCAGAGTTTAAGACCTCAGCCGGGGGAAAAGTGGAAAACTTCCATAGCTTTTGGGACCCCGCATGAACCAGGGGCATTATATCGAGCTCTTGAGCCGTTGGCCAGGCAGGGTTTGAATTTGTGCAAAATTGAGTCCCGGCCGGCCAAGCGCAAACTGGGGGAATATATTTTTCTGGTGGATATTGAAGGCTGTAGTCTGGAACCAGGCCCGGTTTCCCAGGGGCTAATAGAATTAATGGGTCGAGCAGCCTGGGTGAAAATGCTTGGCTGCTATCCGGCTGCTCCAGGGGGTGGAGAAGATGAATGA
- the groL gene encoding chaperonin GroEL (60 kDa chaperone family; promotes refolding of misfolded polypeptides especially under stressful conditions; forms two stacked rings of heptamers to form a barrel-shaped 14mer; ends can be capped by GroES; misfolded proteins enter the barrel where they are refolded when GroES binds): protein MAAKMIVFNSDARKALERGVNTLADAVKVTLGPRGRNVVLERKFGSPLITNDGVTIAKEIELKDPFENMGAQLVKEVASKTNDVAGDGTTTATVLAQAIIREGMKNVAAGANPILLKRGIEKAVDAAVAEIKKLAKPIEGKEAIAQVATISSADEEIGRLIADAMEKVGKDGVITVEESKSMGTSLEVVEGMNFDRGYISAYMVTDTEKMEAVLEDPYILITDKKISAIKDILPVLEAVIRTGKPLLIVAEDMEGEALATIVVNKLRGVLNCVAVKAPAFGDRRKAMLEDIAILTGGQVISEELGRKLDSVTLDMLGRARQVRVKKEETIIVDGAGSADAIKGRIAQIKKQYEEATSEYDKEKLQERLAKLAGGVAVIKVGAATETEMKEKKLRIEDALNATRAAVEEGIVPGGGTCFINIIPALDAVQAEGDEYTGVQIIKRALEEPLRQIANNAGVEGSVVVEKVKASEVGIGFNAATLEYMDMIAAGIVDPAKVTRSALQNAASISALLLTTEAVVAEKPEKKDTPAMPGGMDDMM from the coding sequence ATGGCAGCAAAAATGATCGTTTTCAATTCTGATGCCAGAAAAGCTCTGGAAAGAGGCGTGAACACCCTGGCTGATGCTGTAAAAGTCACTCTCGGTCCACGGGGCCGTAATGTGGTGCTGGAACGGAAATTTGGTTCTCCCTTGATCACTAACGATGGCGTAACCATTGCCAAGGAAATCGAATTGAAGGATCCCTTTGAAAACATGGGGGCCCAGCTGGTAAAAGAAGTAGCCAGCAAAACCAATGATGTAGCTGGCGACGGTACTACCACTGCTACCGTATTGGCTCAAGCCATTATCCGGGAAGGGATGAAAAACGTTGCTGCTGGCGCTAACCCTATCCTGTTGAAGCGGGGAATTGAAAAAGCTGTTGATGCCGCTGTTGCAGAAATCAAGAAACTGGCTAAGCCAATTGAAGGCAAGGAAGCCATCGCTCAAGTAGCAACTATTTCTTCTGCTGATGAAGAAATTGGTCGCCTCATCGCTGATGCTATGGAAAAAGTAGGTAAAGACGGAGTTATTACCGTTGAAGAATCCAAGAGCATGGGCACTTCTCTGGAAGTTGTCGAAGGGATGAACTTTGACAGAGGTTACATCTCTGCCTACATGGTAACCGACACAGAGAAAATGGAAGCCGTGCTGGAAGATCCCTATATCCTGATTACCGATAAGAAGATTTCTGCGATTAAGGATATTTTGCCTGTGCTGGAAGCTGTTATCCGTACCGGCAAACCGCTGTTGATTGTGGCTGAGGATATGGAAGGGGAAGCCCTGGCAACGATTGTGGTCAACAAGCTGCGCGGTGTTCTCAACTGTGTAGCTGTTAAGGCTCCTGCTTTTGGCGATCGGCGCAAGGCCATGCTGGAAGATATTGCTATCCTGACTGGTGGCCAGGTGATTTCTGAAGAGCTGGGCCGCAAGCTGGATAGCGTTACCCTGGATATGCTGGGCCGGGCTCGTCAGGTACGGGTCAAGAAGGAAGAAACCATCATTGTTGATGGTGCTGGCTCTGCTGATGCAATCAAAGGCCGGATTGCCCAGATTAAGAAGCAGTATGAAGAGGCTACTTCCGAATATGATAAGGAAAAGCTGCAAGAGCGTCTGGCCAAACTGGCTGGCGGCGTAGCAGTTATCAAAGTCGGTGCTGCTACTGAAACCGAAATGAAGGAGAAGAAACTGCGTATTGAAGATGCTCTCAATGCTACCCGGGCCGCTGTGGAAGAAGGGATCGTTCCTGGTGGCGGTACCTGCTTCATCAATATCATTCCGGCCCTGGATGCTGTTCAGGCAGAAGGGGATGAATACACCGGAGTTCAAATCATCAAGCGGGCTCTGGAGGAACCGCTCCGTCAGATTGCCAATAATGCCGGGGTAGAAGGTTCTGTAGTTGTAGAAAAAGTCAAGGCCAGCGAAGTTGGTATCGGCTTCAACGCTGCTACCCTGGAATACATGGATATGATTGCGGCGGGTATTGTTGACCCGGCAAAGGTTACCAGAAGCGCGTTACAAAATGCTGCTTCCATTTCCGCTCTGTTGCTGACCACTGAAGCTGTAGTTGCGGAAAAGCCGGAGAAAAAGGATACCCCGGCAATGCCTGGCGGCATGGATGATATGATGTAA
- the groES gene encoding co-chaperone GroES, which translates to MLKPLGDRVVLKLIEQEQRTESGIVLPDTAKEKPQQGEVVAVGSGRILDNGQRVELEVKVGDKVIFSKYAGTEVKVDGEEYLIVNERDILAIL; encoded by the coding sequence ATGCTGAAACCCTTAGGTGATCGGGTTGTTCTGAAACTGATTGAACAAGAACAAAGAACAGAAAGCGGGATTGTGTTGCCGGACACCGCTAAAGAGAAGCCGCAACAGGGAGAAGTGGTGGCTGTTGGCAGTGGTCGGATTTTGGATAACGGCCAGCGAGTAGAACTGGAGGTTAAAGTTGGGGACAAGGTAATCTTCTCCAAATACGCTGGTACTGAAGTCAAAGTTGATGGCGAAGAATACTTGATTGTCAATGAAAGAGATATTCTGGCTATTCTCTAA